The Fimbriimonadaceae bacterium nucleotide sequence GGCGGTCTTGGATCATTCCCTTGCCTTCCATGCGGATTTCCGCGTTGGCGATCTGGGTGCTCTTGACCGTGTTGTCCGGCTTGATGTCATAGGGCCGGATCTCGCCGGAAAGAACGAAGGTCTGAGTCTCCTTGTTCGTGACGAGCGTCCGCTTTCCTTCGATCAAGAGGTTGCCGTTCGGCAAGACTTGCTTGACGAGCACGCTCATCCGGGTCTGCATCGTCCCCGTCTGGTTCGTCTTGCCGTCCCCCTTGACGCTGCTGCTCGCCGAAGCGGACAACGGCCGGAAGAGCCGGTTCAAAATGTTGTTCACGAAGCTGAAGCTGAACGACGTCTTATCGTTCTTGGTCGCCTCGGTACTGGCCGTGTAGTTCGCCGTGTTCTGCTCGTCGACGATGACGGTGAGGAGGTCGCCTACCCTCCGGGCCACTCGGTCCAGATAAGGGTTCTGGTAGCTCGGAGTCACAAGCGAACCCGGGTTCGTCTTTTCCTCGGTCTGCTGCGCGCCCGCCAAAGTGGCCAGCAAGGCCGCAGCCAGGAAGAGAGCCTGCCTCACGCCTGCACCTCCACGACGCCGTCCGCGGCAAGCTTGCCGACAAGCAAGGCGTTCGTGTCTTGGGTGCGCACGGTGACCTGGCCGGTCTTGGCGTCCGCCTGTACGACCGTGCACTTGGTCGTCACTTGCACCCCGCCCGCGTTCACCCGGACGTTCACGATCGTGCCCGGGCGCAGGTCGACGATCGGGGCCGTGTTCTTCAAGCGAACCACACGCGAATTGAAACGGCGGCCGTCGACATAGACGGCGACCGTGACCGAGCCCTCCGAACGGCCAAGTTCCACGCCTTCCACGACGAGGCGCAGCGACCCGGTCGGCACGCTCATTTCAACGTCGTCCTTGGCCGCCGTCCAAGACCCCGCCTGCTTCGCCGCGACCGCGTCCAAGGCGGCCTTAAGAAACATGTCGTGCGTCAGTTTTTGGCCCTTGCGGACCACCTTGCCGCGCGTGGGGCCGATCAACCTGAGCTTGTCCACCTTGAGACCCGCCAGCCGCAGTCGGCTGACCACCCAGGTGCGGTCGACCGTGAACTTCACGCCGAAAGCGGGGGTCTTCCCCAGCTCGGCCGCGCTCAACCTCGGGGCCATGTCTGCCTTGGCGTAGACGGTCGCGATCTGGCCGAGCGTATAAGTCTCTGTGTCGAGCTCGGTCTCCGGGTTCAAGGCGACCTCGATGCCGCCCTCGGCCAGGTAGGCCGGGTCGGGAAGGACTTCCGGTAGGGCGTCCGCCGTCGCCGGTTCGGCGGGCGGGGCGGTCACGACGGTCGGCGCGACCGTCTCTTGCGGCTTCGGCGTGGGGCCGGACGAGAGCTTGGCGTCGCCGACCACCAACCTCAGCGGGGCTGCTATCGGCACCGTTCGGGGCCGTTCGGGCGACCGGTAAAACCCGTTCTCGTCAGGGCTCGGGGCCCCGTTAAAGACGTACGCCTGGAGCCGGCCGGCGACGACGCCCTTACTCGTGACAGTGCCGTCCTCCGCGATGGAAAAGTCGTCTCCGACGAAGACTGCCGGAAGGAGGGCGTCGCCACCCACGGTGGAGAGCCGGCCCTCGCGGGAGCAGAGGGTCGCGGTGCGCACATAGGCCACGCGCCCTTCGTGCAAGACCTTCAGCAGGAAGCCGCCCTCGGTCGCGACGGCGACCTGGTTTGGACCACTAAGCAACCCAAGCAGTGCCAGCATCATTCTTCGTTACCTCTTCATCCCGTTCAGGATGCTGAGCATGTCGTCGGCGGTCTGGATCGCCTTTGAGTTGATCTCATAGGAGCGTTGCGCCGTGATCATGCGGACCATTTCTTCGACAACCTGCACGTTCGACCCTTCCAGCGCGCCCTGGTAGATCGTGCCCGCCCCCTGGTCGCCCGGGTTCAAAGCGGTCGGGTCGCCCGACCCTCCGCCTGCGCGGAAGAGGTTCTGCCCGACCCGGGTCAGACCGGCCGGGTTCGGGAAAACGGCAAGCTGCAGCACGCCGATCTCGGTGGGTTCTTGGGAGCCCGGGAGGATGGCCGTGATCTGCCCGTTGCCGGCGATCGTGACCGCGCTCGCCCCGGTCGGAACGTTGACGGGCGGCTCGACAAGGTAGCCGTCGACCGTGACCAGGTTGCCGCTGGCGTCGGTCTTAAAGCTGCCGTCCCGTGTGTAGAGCACCGTGCCGTCCGGGTGCGTCACCTGGAAGAAGCCGTTGCCGTTGATGGCCAAGTCGTAGGGGTTGCCCGTACTCTGGATCGAGCCCAGGGAGAGCGAGGTCGAGTTGCCCGAGAAGCGGGAGCCCAGGCCGATCTGGGCGGGGCCCGGAAGGGTCGATTCCCCGCCGGTCGGGGCGCCGGAAGCCCGGATCGTCTGGTACATGACGTCCTGGAACTCTGCCCTTTGGCCCTTGAATCCGTAGGTGTTTGTGTTCGCGAGGTTGTTCGCGATAACGTCCAAGTTCGTCTGCTGGGCGACCATGCCGGTGCCTGCAGTGTTCAGTGCTCTCATCATTGGCGGCGCGTTCCTTTCAGTTGCTTTGCGCCTCTTCCGGTCTCCCGCCTGCCGCTTTCTGCGGCGGGGCGGCTCGCTCCTGCTTCCAAAAAGCAGTCCAGCGTTTAGCGACCTTGGAGGCTCTGGATCAGTCGGTCAGTGCTTGCGTCCTGGCTCTGCACGCTGCGTTGGGCCAGTTCGAAAGCTCGGTTGAGTCGGATCATCGCGATCATCTCGCTGACAACGTTCACGTTGCTCATTTCGAGCGTGCGTGGGAGGAGTTCGGGCGCGGCGATAGGCCGCGCGTCGTTCGATTCGAAGAGTCCAAAACCGGCCTTGGCGAAGCTCCCGGAGAAGACGCCGATCTTGCCGACGACATGGTCCTGCACCTTGACGGAGCCGTCCGCCTCGATCGAAGGCTCGCCCCGCGGCAAAGTGATCGGCTGGCGGTTCTCGTCCAAGACGAGGCGTCCCTGTTGGTCGGTGAGCTGCCGGGCCGTGTTGATGCTGAAGCTGCCGTCGCGGGTGAAGCGGACGCCTTGCGGGGTTTGCACCGCGAAGGCTCCGTTGCCACTCTTGATGGCGACGTCGAGCGGGTTGCCCGTCATCGTCTCGGGGCCGGTGCTGAAATCGGTCGCGATGCCTTTGGCGACCGCGCCCGCCCCGATGCTGCCGAGAAGGGCGCCCGATCCACCGTCCGCCCGTAAGTAGCGGACGAGTCCGTCGTCGAACGAGGCCACGTCGCGCTTGTAGCCGACGGTCGCCGCGTTTGCCAGGTTATGGGAAACCACGTCCAGCCATTGCTGGGCGCTTTCCATCGCCGTGGCCGCGGAATAAACACCCCTTTGCATCCCGCATTGTCTATCGGCAGGATTGCGGGGCCCATAAGGGGATCAACCTCGCATTCGACTTCAGGTTTGGGCGCGGGCAACGCCCCTGGGCTTACTTAGGCGAACTCAAGCGCCAAACCCGCAAAACCTTGTCCAGCCCGCCCGCCGAGACGTGGCGGCCGTCGGGGCTGAAGGCCACCGCGGAAAGCGGTTGGAGCGAGGCTTCCGCCCGCCCGTGGTTGACGCCGTGCACGACGTTCCAGAGCCCCATGCTGCCGTCCCGGCTCGCGCTGGCGAGCAGCCAAGATCGAGGGTGGAAGGCCAGCGCCTCGACCGGGCGGTCGTGGCCGAAGAAGGTCTTGCGCAATTGCAGCTTGTGGACGTCGAAAACGCGGATCGAGAGATCGACCGCCGCCACCGCGATCCAGTGCCCGTCCGGACTGAACGCCAGCGAGGTCACGGTCGAACGGACTTGGTCGAACGTATAGACCAGGGAACCCGTCCGCCCGTCCCAGAGCTTAACGGTCGCGTCGGCCGA carries:
- a CDS encoding flagellar basal body L-ring protein FlgH, whose product is MRQALFLAAALLATLAGAQQTEEKTNPGSLVTPSYQNPYLDRVARRVGDLLTVIVDEQNTANYTASTEATKNDKTSFSFSFVNNILNRLFRPLSASASSSVKGDGKTNQTGTMQTRMSVLVKQVLPNGNLLIEGKRTLVTNKETQTFVLSGEIRPYDIKPDNTVKSTQIANAEIRMEGKGMIQDRQRKGLITTILDIFF
- the flgG gene encoding flagellar basal-body rod protein FlgG, which codes for MMRALNTAGTGMVAQQTNLDVIANNLANTNTYGFKGQRAEFQDVMYQTIRASGAPTGGESTLPGPAQIGLGSRFSGNSTSLSLGSIQSTGNPYDLAINGNGFFQVTHPDGTVLYTRDGSFKTDASGNLVTVDGYLVEPPVNVPTGASAVTIAGNGQITAILPGSQEPTEIGVLQLAVFPNPAGLTRVGQNLFRAGGGSGDPTALNPGDQGAGTIYQGALEGSNVQVVEEMVRMITAQRSYEINSKAIQTADDMLSILNGMKR
- a CDS encoding flagellar hook-basal body protein codes for the protein MQRGVYSAATAMESAQQWLDVVSHNLANAATVGYKRDVASFDDGLVRYLRADGGSGALLGSIGAGAVAKGIATDFSTGPETMTGNPLDVAIKSGNGAFAVQTPQGVRFTRDGSFSINTARQLTDQQGRLVLDENRQPITLPRGEPSIEADGSVKVQDHVVGKIGVFSGSFAKAGFGLFESNDARPIAAPELLPRTLEMSNVNVVSEMIAMIRLNRAFELAQRSVQSQDASTDRLIQSLQGR